ggggtcaggtggctacctcaaagcccggcctaagtgggccaagtctgagagggatatgcttgataaagggatcgaaccagagacaatgaaatggccagaccgttgccggacttggttcttcggggctggcggaaccttggaccctgtatcagggaggtgtcgttggacggacgagcaacttgcaatacccgtcaagaagcttaagcactatatcgatgcagcgcagcgagggacattcgttccagacagagagaatgacgagctcacaatggccctcgggaatcctgagcaccctggacggacacgaggcacgccaggctccgttccgtggaaggctggttttccggacgcgggcggttacaaaacccaggagaggaggaaaaaagtggagcagatccaaattcagcgtctgcacgaaagggttcaagtgctagaggaacgagacggcaatagagatgccgaaactgcccccgaagctacaccgccatctcagcgtagaagcagcgtggcttccaccgagctgcctcagctggagcatgcggctactcctagctacctcgtggatgctatcacggagtctcaacattgccaccttatggcggaatggcagaacttgaaagtcaaggcagctgttggctctgttttacctactgaacccggcgcaacctaccactgccggccgattccagaaggatattctagggtgatggtggatgaaataacggagggatttgaggacctccagcttgaccaccctaccggtgaaggggagactcggctgggtttagctctgaagactccatgcctatggcggaaggagctcatcaagcttccgaactggacggctccggcgagtaagggcactccgcctcctcctccgcctcctcctccacctcctcctctggcgagtgatcagggcacccagcctccttctccggcgtgtggcggcactccgcctccttctccgccagcgccggcgcgccagagcagccagcctcctccttctccgcctcgtcagcaagggcggaagagacccgccgctgctgcggctgctccggcgcgtcgtagtccttctcctccgcctcgtaagcaaggaaagaagacacccgcagccgctccgtctgctctgccggcgtctagcagtacagctgccagaggcgggaggcaatacagattcggtccttctctgaagactccagataagttaccatatgagaggaccgaggaggagaacgcgaagattgtgcgagccgaagtgaagaacttctttgaaggggtcaaagcaaagaaacatccacctccggaggagaaggtagatccggtgaaagcaaagcgcactctggctgccctgacaaaaccaccaaagtctccgccgagaggcaactatgagcgcgttcttggaaaggcatatgccgaagcggagcggtcgggaagtactgtcagtgataaaaggatgaaagaacgacgagctgggaaaaaaattgcccagctcggcgaacaagcgaaccaatcgtgccccccgctcaaggtgtcaaaagacatcgtcgctaatgatccgggtatggtgcccggttatagcaatcttggagattacctgcccgacgatgtacattatgaaatcatggaggtggacgaacacaaataccattacgggaagcctctcgtcaaagatgtcagatctctaagcacgatgatgcgaagactacatgattggtacatgaaaacctgcagagagtctgatgggatgagtactttgacgctgagagttaaaccggagcatgacctcgttggaattgaactgctgaatgttccattcgaggatttcttccagttttacaatcaaaagtccctcgataaaacaacgatcacttgctactgtctgtaagtagtactacttctgtcattaagtctctctatataggtcagctctttcattgcatgtatttatacttatcctcactatattatgcagattgaagatcgccgaattgaagaaaagacaaatcggtgatattgggttcattaacacaaatctcatagatgcatatacggttgaaaaacatcacaaagaagccgaggccaacttgctacaatcgttggtattaaatgaaaacaaagatataatactctttccttacaacttcaagtgagtgttactgtcttctgcatattcggtttcccttattagtccaggttatggtaatgtaattgatgacttatgcatgcatgcgcagtttccactatattctcctaaagattaagcttgagccaggagtagtaaccgtcttagactcgagacgaaaagatccccaggactatgcgaacatgacacaaatgctccagaagtaagttaaatcgatcattatccaccatatcagcaactttgttcatttcctgatatcaagtaattgttttctttgtctggcagggtttggagaaaattcacctcaaaagccccgggactgccgaaccagctgcaatttagacacccgaaagtaagtactatagtagcatgttccgcgcatctcctagtgattcaagcgctagtttgatcaataccatttagcatgcttgcttatcagtttgattgacctctatttcttgtaaagtggttgtggcagcaacccgggaataattactgtggatactacgtttgcgagtccatccgctaccatacctgtgagcggggctacactgaagaacaatatgaagtgcgtaagcaataatattcacaattttattttattaccatcatttgtgttgagtttcatttattcatatatatatgtattgacccccttcttcaaattagatttttcggaagcgggatcaactcctagcagaagatcgtatgcgaggaattcaagaggaattggcggcattcttccttgaccacgtgatcgccgaaaacggagaatactatgtggaccctatgttcctacaatataattaggagattgtattgtaagagataattattgtatatatgtagccggtagtgtcggatagatatacgagaacttgttgttcgaccaatatctcggagaaggagaggtggtcgatatcacttctctctgtatgcatatgttcatgacgatcttctgtttccttcatttgattactagctagcgtgtctactcctctccatacgtatatagtacgtagcgttgaccaagcacgaagataagagaggacacttctctctattaattagctagctaacacaatatatgaaacacctaaattaaccccccaaaacccctaaaccaccccctttcaaaaaaaacaaaaacctcagctcctgccaggtgctgacgcgtggatgcctattggtcctggttggtggcaccaaccgggaccaaaggccctcctgcctgggctccccgcaccagccacgtggacggcctttagtcccggttcgtgtaagaaccgggactaaagggctagggcattagtaacgaccctttagtcccggttccagaaccgggactaaaggcccttatgaaccggggtaaaagccccttttcctactagtgatccctcgagtcatctaaatgatcacgtgattcaaatcaactaaaccatgtccgatcatcacgtgagatggagtagtcttcaatggtgaatatctctatgttgatcatatctactatatgattcacattcgacctttcggtctccagtgttccgaggccatatctgcatatgctaggctcgtcaagtttaacccgagtattctgcacgtgcaaaactggcttgcaccgttgtatgtgaacgtagagcttatcacacccgatcatcacatggtgtctcagcacgaagaactgtcgcaacggtgcatactcagggagaacacttacaccttgaaattttagtaagggatcatcttataaagttaccgccgtactaagcaaaataagatgcataaaacataaacatcacatgcaatcaaaatatgtgacatgatatggccatcatcatcttgtgcctttgatctccaactccaaagtaccgtcatgatctccaccgtcaccggcatgacaccatgatctccatcatgttgatctctatcaacgtgtcgtcacatggtcgtctcaccaactatgctttttcaactattgctatcgcatagcgataaagtaaagtaattacatggcgcttgcatattatgcaataaagagacaaccataaggctcctgccagttgccgataacttctacaaaacatgatcatctcatacaataaattatatcgcatcatgtcttgaccatatcacatcacaacatgccctgcaaaaacaagttagacgtcctctactttgttgttgcaagttttacgtggctactacgggctcctagcaagaaccattcttacctacacatcaaaaccacaatgatttttcgtcaagtgtgctgttctaaccttcaacaaggaccggccgtagtcaaactcgattcaactaaagttggagaaacagatacccgccagccacctgtgtgcgaagcacgtcggtagaaccagtctcatgaacgtggtcatgtaatatcggtccgggccgcttcatccaacaataccgccgaatcaaagtaagacgttggtggtaagcagtatgactattatcgcccacaactctttgtgttctactcatgcatatcatctatgcataaacctggctcggatgccattgttggggaacgtagtaattcaaaaaatttccaacgatcacgcaagatctatctaggataagcatagcaacgagcggggagagtgtgtccacgtacccttgtagaccgaaagtggaagcgtttagtaacgcagttgatgtagtcgaacatctttgcgatccaatcgatccaagcaccgaacgtacggcacctccgcgttcagcacacgttcagctcaatgacgtccctcgagctcttgatctaaggccgagggagagttccgtcagcacgacggcgtggcgacggtgatgatgaagttaccggcgtagggcttcgcctaagcactacgacgatatgaccgaggtgtgtaactgtggaggggggcaccgcacacggctaagagaaggcttggtgtgccccctcccacgtatataaaggggggaaggagaggtggccggcccaagggggtcgcgcattaggggggagtcctacttgggctctcggtccaagtaggatttgcccccctttttcctattcccactaggagaaggagggaaggaggaggaggagagaaggaaaggggggcgccccccaaccctagtccaattcggtttgggcttggggggcgcctccacctggccgctgcctcctctctccactagggcccatgtaggcccattaactcccctggggggggggggggttccggtaacccccggtactccggaaaatgtctgaacctttccgaaaccattccggtgttcaaacacaaccttccaatatatcaatctttatgtctcgaccatttcgagactcctcgtcatgtccgtgatctcatccgggactctgaacaaacttcggtacatcaaatcacataactcataatacaaatcgtcatcgaacgttaagcgtgcggaccctacgagttcaagaactatgtagacatgtccgagacatatctccggtcaataaaaaatagcagaacctggatgctcatattggctcctacatattctacgaagatctttatcggtcaaaccgcataacaacatacgttgtttcctttgtcatcggtatgttacttgcccgagattcgatcatcggtatcatcatacctagttcaatctcgttaccggcaagtctctttactcgttccgatatgcatcgtcccgcaactaactcattagtcacaatgcttgcaagggttatagtaatgtgtattaccgagagggcccagagatacctctccgatacacggagtgacaaatcctaatctcaatctatgccaactcaacaaacaccttcggagacacctgtagagcatctttatagtcacccagttacgttgtgacatttgatagcatacaaggtgttcttccggtattcgggagttgcataatctcatagtcagaggaacatgtataagtcatgaagaaagcaatagcaataaaacttaacgatcaatatgctaagctaacagatgggtcatgtccatcacaccattctcctaatgatgtgatcccgttcatcaaatgacaacacatgtctatggtcaggaaacctaaccatcttcgattaacgagctagtcaagtagaggcatactaggcacactttgttttgtctatgtattcacacatgtatcaagtttccggttaatacaattctagtatgaataataaacatttatcatgatataaggaaatataaaataacaactttattattgcctctagggcatatttccttcaaaaacaatGCAAGCCTTTTTCTACTTTCTGTCACTGCAGTAAATTACTTGCCAGATTGAACCCAGCTATCATACACGCTTCCTCTTTAGAAGATCAAACCCCCAACTTTGCTAGAGAAAGAAGAATAGATCCGAGAGCATTTATGAATAAGAATTATGCAAAGAAGAAACCAAATATATCTCAAAAGATTTAATGGATAGATACGATCATAAAGCGAAAATTCATCATatctcgacgaacacaccgcaAGGATTAAATCAGATGGATCACGATCATGTAGGGCAGCTCACGTGATATTTTTAATGAGAAACATGGGAGAGAAAACCAACTAGCTACAACTACGAATCCATAGTCCAAAGGAAACTACTAATGGGTGATCATTGTGGCCACcaagttgatggagattggccaCCGTGAAGATGTCCCCCTTGATTGGAGTACCCAAAATGGCCTCCTGATTGGATCGTGAAGAAATTGTGGCATGATGTGGCGGAGAAATGTGATAAATTCCCGAAGGTTTTAAGAGGTATATAAAGGCACAGGGACTAAGAGGCTTTAAATCAGAGGCTTAGGGGGATCACACGGCAGGGGAACACACCCCTTAGGACTTCTGGGCCCTTGTGTGGCCCCTTGGCCTATGACGGTGCCCCCAGAAGCTTCTGGACCCAAAACATTCCTTGAATGTTTCTGGGATTTCCTGAGCCTGATACAATTGATTTTCATGAAAAGTCCAAAAATCACCAGAAAACAATAGATCATCATACTTCCTTTCTTTGGATGTAAATCAAGTCCATCATTAATGATTATTGATGCATAAATTGATCTATATCCATATAAAAAAAAGGCCATCAAGCAATCATTATTTGGATGTAaaccaagtccatatttagtgaacATTGATTGAATAATTAATTTATACCCAACTCTAGAAAGATTTGTGCACCGGATCATCACTCATTACTTGTTGAGTGCATCAGCAATACGATGCCATCTAAAGCATTCCAAAAAAATAATGTGGCTCGATTCTATATAAGTTGTGTTCTCTAAAGAACATACATGTATGTAAGGAATCACATAGTTACAGTTTCGTTCATAGGAACACAGTTACCCATACAAATGGGAGGAGATTATGTTGTCATACCGATCTTACTGTGCTATTTGTATAGAACTTGCCAACTCACCTTGCTTGATTCGATAGATGTAGATGGCAATCTCACGATGGATGAGGAGGTAACCAATATTTTCCTTTTAGCTTTTGACACATACAACTCTTATCAATTGGTTTATGTATTCATCCCATTCTTCTATATATTTGACCACTTAATCTTGGTAATTACCTTTGGTTGTAATCATTCATAACTACCATTTTACTTATATGCCCAACTAAAATTTAGGATACATATGTGGAACTGGAAACAAATACTTATATCTTTCAAGGACTTTGTACATCAATTATACATGCTAACCTGTCACGAACTAACATTTCCCTCTGCAGAACACCACTATTTTAAGACCTAAATCTTTCGATTTTCCGTGGAGAGCTAATATCAAGAATGAAGGAAGCGGCATTATTTCTCATGTACACACACTCGCTCCCACTATCTCTCTATACATCTCTTTACTTTTTCATGTGTTAGATGTGGAATGTTTTGTTGATCTTTTGGTGAGTATTGATCAAAACATCACATTGTATGTCACACTGACATGTGATAAATATAAAAAGAAAATTCAAGGTATTTTTAATATAAGCATCACATATTTAAACCACAAAGAGAAAACGATAGAAATCTACATTCATTAGTGATGCAGTTAAATCATAGTTCGTCAAGCTAAATTATGGTCAATGGTCAGAGACTACGTGGTACATAAAGACCAGATAAAAAGGCGTACACCTAAATGAACTAATGTTGATGCCCTATATACTACGAAAGAAATGATCATTACATACAAACATGCTACCAAAATATTGAGAATAATAGATCCAGAAAGGCATTTAAGATACCCTCTATTGGAGACTTATCCCGACATACCAACAATCTACTGGAAATACGCTTCACACCTATCAGAGAGAGAATCAAATCTTGTTTTGCGCCTGCCACAAGGATGAGAGAAGATGTTCTGAGCCTAAGCACCTGAGTAACACCATCgacaatgcacatgaactagagcaTCGGATGCATCACCAAAAAGGGTATAATTCGTTGAATGACACCACATCCTACAGAGTAAGCTAAATTCAGTATGATATACTCAACAAAATGCTTGCGAAAAAAATCTAGACTAAATACAAAGGAGCATGAAAAATTCCCCATTGTAAATGTATGGTAGGTGAACCTCATATCAAGGCCAAGAACACATAGCCTCACTTGTTTATTATGTCGTTATCTATACATTTTTCTAGTTATTTACTAACTTGAGCTATAATTTTCTGTCACTAGTATGCAATGTGGCACACAAAGCCAGGAAAATTCTATGGCCTCCGAGCTGAGATGAGTATATGGGCTTCACCAAATCAAGAAAACTCTCAAGAATCTGGAGCATCCTTACAGATCTATTGTCCAGATGGAGGAAACTACAACTTAATTGAAGCTGGATTTCACGTACAAACATATGACCCATTCTAGTAAAGTCAAATGCTTTTGAATAAACTACTATTCCATAATCAAGTTTTTCTTGCAGATTTCCCCCTCTTTATACCGTAACAAAGATATCCGCTTCTTTACATATTGGACTGTAAGTATAATCAATGCCATTTTAACAAGTTTTATATTATTGTGGTGCACATATAATTTTTGGGTATTTTTTTAGGAGTTAGAGGCATTATTGGACTAACTACAAGTCTCTTGACTTCCATAATAATACATGTATCCCTTTCTTATTCCTCAGAAGGACTTGAAATCAAGGGGGTGCTACAACTTGCAGTGCCCAGGATTTGTTTCTGCAAGTGGAGCTAATCTGGTACCTGGACAAGCCATTGTTCCTCCATCAATGTATGGAAAACAAGACTACTATGTTAGGCTTAGCCTCAACCAGGTGCACCATTTCTCCCATTCTGGAGATTACTAAAGCTATATAATCTCCCAGATGTGCCACTATTTCTACTATAACTAGATGATACCTGCACATTGTTGCAGGAACCTCATCTTATTAAACACGTACATGCATGCTATAAGAGCAACTACAAAAGAGAAAAGAGTTGGATTGCAACTAGCACAATGCCATTTTCCTATAAAAAATGTGAAACATGAACTACCTAGGTATCCTCATAGTGTCCAACACATAATCCATTCATGACAAAAAAAAATTAATACGAAACAATAATTTATGAGGAGCATCCATGACTTGATGGTGTGGTAGGACTGCATGGATAGAAAAAGAAAGcacatataaaaaatatataacttAAGACGAACATGCATGACTTGTTGGTGTGGTATTGCTGCACGTAGAGAAAGAAAAGTTAACTTATAACTAACTTTTATGAGTTGTTGATGTAGCATGGCTGCTTGAATAGAAAAATAGGTAGTGGATTGCTACTATTTAAGAATAGAGGATTAAAATTAACAAAGATAGATTTTATGAGAGTGAAAATTAGTTTGGCATATATTCACATGGTTAGTAAGTAATATCCATTGTTATTTTATTATGAAAATATGGAATATTAATTAGAATCTGGGAAATTGTACGTCACCCAAGATTCTTGCTAATAACAACTTGTTGTCTGCTCTTCTTGTGTATGAAATTTATTGTTCATGGATGTCATCAATCTTTTGTTGACTACAGGATCCAAATTCCGAAGATTGGGTGGTGTACCGTCATGATTTAGAAAAACCATCATTATTGGGACATTTTCCAAAGAAGCTTTGCCCTGGAACACCACGTATACAAGCCTTGACTGGATTCGTGAATTACTTGAAGAATGCACATGGTCCTCCAATGGGTAGTGGCCACTTCCCTGATCATTACGATCATGACAATAAGAAATCTGCGTACTTCAAGCACATTCGGTATTACAATCCAAATGGTCATTCTTATAACCCGTTTGGCGTGCCAATGGTCAAGTTAGTTGATAGGCTAGATTGTTATAGAGCAAATGATTTTGTTCTTGATTATAAGAGGGGTTATATGTTCAACTATGGTGGACCAAGTGGTTGTGTTGGTTGACAAAAAGAACTGTATTCCCATTTGGATTCAGTAAATAAAATATAGTATGTTACTTATTGGTCAACGACTGTCCCTTATTTCATTTATTTTGTCAAACTTCAAATTGGTTTTGACGTTGATTATCCATGGTCCCTAGTTTATCAAACTATCGGTTTTCACCATGCACTTAAGCCATTCCCAGCACGTGTACTTGTGACACGAGCTAGGTGATGATAGTAAGTCAAATTAATGAAGGCTCACAGCAGCAGAGACCATATGTTTGGAACCCTAACTACGAAAAAGGGTTTcgccccgctttgtattacaaagcaaccaccgATACATCCAACTATAGGTGCTGGGGCCGCAGCACAAACAAgtccaaagaaaaacaaagaagaaagaaagagaaacaaatgccacaACGGCAGATCAACGAAACGAAGATGACCGGCAACCGCTGCACCCTCCGTAGAAGTACCACCATGCTCCCAGCACTCCGAAGCGccgcgtaccaagcaacaccttcaagaagaaggcgacgacgacgtCGCTGTTGCCCGGactagtcctagggtttccccagtACGCGGGGGGCAGTGGGGAGAGGGTgtacccgacgcccttcaggaaggtccgACGGCACCCATAGGCGTCGCCGCGTCGGGGCCGGACGAGCCGCCAGAGATTTCTCCCGACCCAAACCCCCACCACCACCTCGGACGAACCATAGTGCACCGCCCATCACGCCGCCCACCAACATGTGCCACCACGATCACCAAATCAACTTCGCCGTCTCCCTGAGGTCACCGACACGAGACCTGGAGGATGGGAGAAGAGATAGTGGGCTCGGGGCCATCCGCAACATCGCCGATGTGAGGGGacaaccaccaccgccaccgcggagCCGACCAGATGCACGGACAAGGGGCCTGCCAGGCGCCGAGGCCCGGCCGGACCCAAAAGGGTCTGGACAGCCCCTGTCGTCACGCTGCAGCTCGCCGGCCGACGAAGCAGCCACCGCCCGCAGAACACCACCTCCTCGCCACCAACCAGGGAGCAGCATCGCCGCACACGGAGTCGCCGGCCCACCCTAGCCCAGATGGAGCCCGAAAGGGCCCAGATCTAGGCCGTGCGGGCGCCGCCGGCCACCAgcaccgccacgccgccccgcgGCCAACGGCCGTGTCGCAGGAACCCTAGCTACTGCTGGAAGGTCATAAGGCGACACATCTATCACACACCAATCGACCAAATTGTGTAGAATACAAAAAATCACAAGCGGCAACAAAATATACTTGTGTGCCAGAAAATGAAATGTGTGCATTGGCCCATCCATTGGGCACGATTAGGTGATGAAGACCGTGTATAATAGTTGGCACACTGCTAACTATAATTCTGCGTATGCGAACATGTCCATAACACATACGGTCTGTGCGTCACCCTAAACGGTTTACAAgcacaaaatgtttgcgatggcttGGAGAATCACACACGATGCGTGACATGAATACTCGTGTGTGATGATTTGAAAGTTACACACACGGTTCGTACAGTCAACTCTAGCTCGTGCTTCCTTCTTTGATAAGTTTTTCGTTGATGGAGTTATCCGAACACGTCATCGTTTCCCGTCACTTTCACATCAGTTTTCCGCCACCAGTGTTAGGGCATAAGCCTAGGCGGCGCTCGACACACGGAGGCACGACAAGCGCAACATATAGCCGCTCTGCCATTTTCAAGCATGCCAACCCGCCGAAGTGGCGCCTCTGCCATCAACATCCTCGACGAGGAAACGAGCCGGGGCAGGCACCATGGTTCGTCGAGGCCGAGGGCGTCCCCCGCAACGCACCGGACAATGCGTGCTGCGTGTCATCGCCTGGGTTGAGAGGACCCTCGGTGCAGGGCACGACAGCGTCGCGGATCAAGATAGTCGCGTCCGCATGGAGAGGCTGCGGTGCGCGCACAGCAAGACCGATGGAGCgttgcagagcgagaggcgcggcgcaccTGCTGTCCTAGTCAAGAGGACATTGCAGCTTGGTCCATGACCCGTTAGTAGTCCGATTCCTCGCCAGGAGTGCGTAAGTAGCAGCCGTTTGTTTGTGCCGTACTTGCACCAAAGGCCGACCACGCCGCACATGCACCGAACGCCAACCATTTCTGCTGGAACTGCCAAATCATTTTGCTTCAACTAAGTAC
This DNA window, taken from Triticum aestivum cultivar Chinese Spring chromosome 1D, IWGSC CS RefSeq v2.1, whole genome shotgun sequence, encodes the following:
- the LOC123161881 gene encoding uncharacterized protein — encoded protein: MGGDYVVIPILLCYLYRTCQLTLLDSIDVDGNLTMDEENTTILRPKSFDFPWRANIKNEGSGIISHYAMWHTKPGKFYGLRAEMSIWASPNQENSQESGASLQIYCPDGGNYNLIEAGFHISPSLYRNKDIRFFTYWTKDLKSRGCYNLQCPGFVSASGANLVPGQAIVPPSMYGKQDYYVRLSLNQDPNSEDWVVYRHDLEKPSLLGHFPKKLCPGTPRIQALTGFVNYLKNAHGPPMGSGHFPDHYDHDNKKSAYFKHIRYYNPNGHSYNPFGVPMVKLVDRLDCYRANDFVLDYKRGYMFNYGGPSGCVG